In one window of Mytilus trossulus isolate FHL-02 chromosome 7, PNRI_Mtr1.1.1.hap1, whole genome shotgun sequence DNA:
- the LOC134724585 gene encoding somatostatin receptor type 2-like, translated as MEAVTYLNGPGNISSAVTDIVSNFTVLLRNVTDMLDYCDYNLTDSKGMSNSTPSAGMTFNKAAITIFLITSYVIIFFVGIVGNSLVIYVVLRFAKMKTVTNLYILNLAISDASFLISLPFIITTTLLQHWIFGTAMCKIYNVLYSINFVTSVLTLTVLSGDRYLAVCHPIRSGKYRTLNIAYFICLIIWSLSFLVMLPIILYSTTVSNYKDPSLKTCTIQWPSNQLLPQGKAFTWYTFLLGFAIPVSMITMFYSSVIVRLTCVGQMIKSKGKRKSHRKVTKLVLAVILVYVCCWLPHWVFQINLTFLPIYQRLEDWEIYLFNVFTVLTFANSMLNPLLYAFLSDNFRRSFAKAFKCVAAIELDRKTTAGDTCNSVYPKSSHKHGEKRNDRHRPKFELDTMKTSNTGFLLSPDENVNTSLLETSSVYVDKESQTQQVEI; from the coding sequence ATGGAAGCAGTAACATATTTAAATGGACCCGGAAACATATCAAGTGCTGTTACCGATATAGTCTCTAATTTTACTGTGTTATTACGCAATGTTACAGACATGTTGGACTACTGCGATTACAACCTAACAGACTCTAAAGGGATGTCTAATTCTACACCATCCGCTGGTATGACATTTAATAAGGCGGCAATAACAATTTTCCTCATCACTTCGTACGttataattttctttgttgGTATCGTGGGGAATTCTTTAGTGATCTATGTGGTCCTGCGATTTGCAAAAATGAAAACTGTAACGAatttatatatactaaatttagcgATATCAGATGCATCGTTTCTGATAAGTCTTCCGTTTATCATAACGACAACGCTTTTGCAACATTGGATATTCGGAACAGCGATGtgtaaaatatacaatgtactgTATTCGATCAATTTCGTTACAAGTGTTCTAACTTTAACTGTGTTAAGTGGTGATAGATATCTTGCCGTTTGCCACCCGATACGATCTGGAAAATATCGCACCCTTAATATCGCTTATTTCATATGCTTAATTATCTGGTCATTGTCGTTTCTGGTCATGTTGCCAATCATTTTATATTCCACCACTGTTTCAAATTACAAAGATCCATCTCTAAAGACATGTACAATTCAGTGGCCTTCAAACCAGTTACTTCCGCAAGGCAAGGCCTTTACATGGTATACATTCCTTCTTGGTTTTGCAATTCCTGTGTCAATGATAACTATGTTCTATTCTTCCGTTATTGTTAGACTTACATGTGTTGGTCAGATGATAAAATCGAAGGGAAAACGTAAATCGCATAGAAAAGTGACCAAGCTTGTTCTTGCAGTTATTTTAGTGTATGTTTGTTGCTGGTTACCGCACTGGGTTTTCCAGATAAATCTGACATTTCTGCCTATTTACCAACGACTAGAGGACTgggaaatatatttgtttaatgtttttacagttTTAACATTTGCAAATAGCATGCTTAATCCGTTATTGTATGCCTTTCTAAGTGACAATTTCAGGAGAAGTTTTGCTAAAGCTTTTAAATGCGTAGCAGCAATAGAACTAGATAGGAAAACAACAGCCGGAGATACTTGTAACAGTGTGTATCCAAAATCTTCACACAAACATGGAGAGAAAAGAAATGATAGACACAGACctaaatttgaacttgataCAATGAAAACATCGAATACGGGATTTCTCCTCTCACCAGATGAAAACGTAAACACTTCACTCCTTGAAACTAGCAGTGTGTATGTAGATAAAGAAAGCCAAACACAGCAAGTTGAAATTTAG